GGAGGTGAAAGCAGCATGACAAACGAAAACAAGGACCAGTTCCGACCCGAAGACCACGAGAACGATCACTTCCTGCTAACGACCGTCGTCGGCTCCTACCCGAAGCCCAAGTGGCTCAACCGCGCGAAGGAGCTCTACCAGGACCCCGACCACGGGTTCGACGACGACGACTGGCAGGAGGCGAAAGACGACGCCGCCCGACTCATCACGGACGAACACGAGCGCGCCGGACTGGACGCCGTCGTCGACGGCGAGATGCGGCGCAACGAGATGGTCGAGTTCTTCGCCCACCGCATCGAGGGCTACGAGTTCAACGGCCCCGTCAAGGTCTGGGGACACAACTACTTCGACAAACCCTCCGTCGTGAGCGAGGTCGAGTACGACGAGAGCTGGCTCGTCGACGAGTACGAGTTCACCGCGAGCGCGACCGACCGTCCCGTCAAGGTCCCGATCACGGGTCCCTACACCCTGGCGAACTGGTCGTTTAACGAGGCCTACGACGACGACGACGAGCTCACCCTCGATCTTGCCGACCTCGTCAACGAGGAGATCGAGAAGCTCGTCGACGCCGGCGCCCGCTACATCCAGATCGACGAGCCCGCGCTGGCGACGACGCCGGACGACCACGCGATCGTCGGCGAGGCCCTAGAGCACATCGTCGCCGACATCCCCGAGGAGGTCCGCATCGGCCTCCACGTCTGTTACGGCGACTACTCTCGGATCTACCCCGAGATCCTCGAGTTCCCCGTCGACGAGTTCGATCTCGAGCTCGCCAACGGCGACTACGACCAGCTCGACGTCTTCAAAGATCCCGACTTCACGAAGGACCTCGCGCTGGGCGTCACCGACGTCCACGTCGGCGAGGTCGAGTCCGTCGAGCAGATCGAGGAGAACATTTTGAAGGGACTCGAGGTCGTCCCGCCGGAGCAGCTGGTCGTCTCGCCGGATTGCGGCGTGAAGCTGCTGCCCCGCGAGGTCGCCTACGGCAAGATGGCGAACATGGTCGAGGCGGCCCGGAACGTCGAGGCGAAACTCGACGCGGGCGAGATCGACGTCGAGCGCGGTGAGCCGGCGCCCGCCGACGACTGACGACGCGACCTGTTCGGATCCGGCTCTTTCGTCGACCGAATCGATCCGTCTCGGCTCCCGAGGAGTTCCGCTTTCAGGCTCAACCACTTTTCGTCCGAGGGATGAACGGCAGATATGGAGAACCCGCTGTCGACGGACACGCTCAGGGGGCGAACCGGCGAGAGTCGGATCGCACACTGGATCCTCCTCGACACGAGCCGGTGGCTGCTCGCGGGAGTGCTGGCCGTCGCAACCTTCGCTGCGCTCGTCGGACTCGGAGCGGTCGCCCTCCCGCTTCGGGAGATGATGGAGAACGGATCCCCCGTGGATACGGCGTTCCAGGCGCTGATCGCCGCAACTCTCACGGGAGTGACGCTCGTCGTCTCGATCAACCAGCTGGTGCTCTCACAGGAGCTCGGTCGGCTGGGCGACCAGCAGGCGTGGATGAACGAAGCGATGGAGTACCGCCGCAGCGTCGAGGAGCTGTTCGGAACGGTCGGTCCGCCTGACCCTTCCCAGTTCTTGCAGGCACTCGTCCAGACGAGCAGCGAACGGGCCGAGGCGCTCCAGGAGGCCGTCGCCGACAACGCCGACGAGACGCTTTGCAGCCGGACCGATCGCCTGGTCGAGAACGTTTGCCGAAACTCCGAGGAGATCGACTCCCAGCTCGAGACGTCCGAGTTCGGCGAGTTCGGCGTTCTCCGGTCGGGGTTGAACTACAACTACTCCTGGAAGATATACGCGGTGCGGCGACTTCGACACGAACACGAGGACAGTCTCGCGGACGACGAACTGGAGACCTTCGACGAACTGATCGACGTGCTGCGGCTGTTCGGTCCGGCACTCGAGCACTTCAACTTTGTCGAGTGGAGTTCCCGTTCTTAAGGAGCAACGCAGCGACCGAAAGGGAGCGAGTAGCGTTAACGAGAGCAAAGCTCTCGTTCGCACATCAGAACGCTTCGCGTTCTGAGGACGCAGTAGGGCGGGGAGGAAGCGACAACCCCACTATTAACTAACTTCGCTACTACATTGAGCATAGTGTCGGGCGACGACTACCACCGCCGAACCGCCATCACACGGCTCGCTGTATCCTCCACCGACGAGTCACTCCTCCGAGATACCATCGAGGAGTGGAAACAAGGATGTCAGATTGCCGTGGACAAAGCGTGGATGTGGTGTCACTCCAAGTCCGACGTGCAACAACTCGCCTACGACGGCGTACGCGAGAACACGAATCTCGGCAGCCAGCACGCCATCCTCGCGTGCCACCAAGCTGCTGAAAACATCAAATCCTGCATCTCTCGCCGTCAAGACGGGAAGAAAGCCAGTAAACCCACATACACGAGTCCGACAATCACCTACGACAGTCGGACGATGACCGTCTTCCCCGAGAAAGAGCAGGTATCGCTCACCACACACGGCGACCACTCGCGCGTTCGAGCCGACCTCGTGCTGCCCGACGACAAAGACGGGTACCAGCACCAGTATCTTGACAGTGACGAATGGGAGCCGACGGAATCCACGCTTCACTATCGAAACGGAGACTGGTACTTGCATCTCGGCTTCCGCAAGCCCAAGCAAGACGCTGAGGAAGCGACCGAGAACGGAACGGTTCTCGGCGTTGACCTCGGCGTGAACGAAATCGCTGTCACCAGCACGGCCCGCTTTTTCTCGGCTGGTGAACTCAACCACAAACGACGGGAGTTCGAGCGCGTGCGTGGCGACCTACAGAAGTGCGGAACGCGGAACGCACACCGCACGATGGAAGCCGTGAGCGGTCGGGAAGACAGGTATGTGAAACATGTCCTCCATAGCGTGGCGAACGGTATCGTCGAAGAAGCCCTTGAACACGATTGTGACGGTATCGTGTTCGAGGAGTTAGACGGTATCCGTGAGCGACTTCCCGAAGCTGCGTGGCACTCTGAGTGGGCGTTCGACCGTTTGTACGAGTACGTCGAGTACAAGGCCGAAGCGGAAGGGTTGTTCGTGGAGACGACCAATCCGAAGAACACGAGCAAGCGGTGCGCTGAGTGTGGATTCATCCACGATGCCAATCGTCCGTCACGCGATACGTTCGAGTGCCAGCAGTGTGGAAATCGGAATCACGCCGACTACAACGCTGCGAAGAACGTGGCAGATGTGTCTCTCCGACGCGAGCAACAGTCCTCGCGTGGGAGGGGCGTCAGTCAATACGCCCTCAAGTCTGGGACAGTGACGCCGAATCGGGGATACACCCCGTACTCTACCGAGTCAGAGGCCGAGTCCACGGACAAGTCCCACCCTCAACGAGCGAGCCCGTCAGGGCGAGCGAAGTAGGGTGGGGTAGTTGACATCGCTGTACTTCCAGTGGGAGCTCGTCCACCTCACGCGGTCGATACTGTACGCCGGCCTCCCGGGCGTGGTCGTCGCGACGGCGACGGTGTTGTATCTCGAGCCGGACTCCGTCCCGGGACGATCCTCGGCGTGGATAACATGGTGTGGATCGTCAGCGCCAGCACGACGATCACGCTCGTCCCCTTCTTCCTCCTCGCGGCCTACGTTCTGCGAATCGCAACGATCTCGAAACGAACCGGTTCGCTCGGACCGTTCATCCTTCGTCAGGCGGAGCGGACTGACGCGATCGACTGGGAGAAATGACGGTGTCGTGGCACGTACGTCGTCCAGCCGGCGACCGCCGACCATGATCGTGCGCCTGTAGTTTCTTTCCGCTCGAGGACGTGCGTTCGTCAATGGCTCGCCGAACGCGGCAGTGGCGTCCCTGTCGGCTCGATACCGGTAGTACGCGACCGCGGTGGAGCGCATGGTAGTCGATTCCGTTATCGGCCTGTTCGGCTCCGATCCCGTAGTTCACGGCCTCGGCGGCGGGCTCGTCATCGCCGCACTGAACCTGCTGGGCGCGTCGCTGCTCTTCGTCCGGCAGAACCCCTCCGAACGGGCGATGAACGCCGCGCTCGGGTTCGCGTCGGGGATCATGCTCGCGGCGGGTTTCACGAGCCGCATCGTTCTCAGCGTCGAGACCGCGATCGAACCGAGGAGAGCACCGATCGGAAGAGCGACGCGAGCGCCACGAGGACGACAGCGACACGAACCGACCCGCGGACAGGAGTGAGCCGTGTGAACGCGAGTCGACGACGCGACCGTTACCGGGTGACTCGGCCGTCCGGGAACAGTGATAGGTCGCGAGACCCTCCAAACAGCTATGCAAGAGTCCGCCGAGAAACGCGAGATCCGAGACGAGGTCGCCGACCACCGCGAGCCGGACCACGACGTCGACCCCCTGTTCGTCAACCGCTGGTCGCCACGCGCGATGACGGGCGAACCCCTCGACGAGGAGGAGTACCTGCCGCTGTTCGAGGCCGCCCGATGGGCGCCCTCGGCGTACAACAACCAGCACTGGCGATTCCTTTACGCCGACCGCGAGGACGAGGAGTGGGACACCTTCGCCGACCTGTTGCTGGGTGGCAACGAGGAGTGGGCGACCGACGCGGCCGTCCTCGTCGTGATCGTCTCGAAGACAACCTTCGACCACAACGACGAGCCCGCACCGGTCCACTCCTTCGACACGGGCGCTGCCTGGCAGAACCTCGCGCTCGAGGGGGCCCGCCGCGGCCTGGCCGTTCACGGGATGGCCGGCTTCGACTACGAGCGTGCGGCCGAGGAGCTCGATGTCCCCGAGGAGTTCGAGGTCGAGGCGATGGCCGCGATCGGCGAGCGCGCACCGCCCGAGAGCCTCCCCGAGGAGCTGCGCGACCGAGAGGAGCCAAGCGACCGCAAACCCCTCGCGGAGATCGTCCACCGGGGCGGCTTCGAGTAGCGGGCGGAGAGCCGTCGTTCGTCGAGCCGAAAGCCGGCAAGACTTCCAATCAGGCTGCATCTTTTTCCGAGTCCGTAATCCGGTAGCCGGTAGATGACAGTGTCGAATCACGATCGGGGAGACGTTCCAAAACGACGAGGACGGTCGCCGACGCCCGCCCGGAGCGAACGATGAGTACGATCGGCTCGGGGGAGAAGGTCGGTCGCTTTTTCACGCAGCTGGGCGACGTCGCGAGCAGGCTAATCAAGCGGTACCTGCCCGACGCCTTCATTTTCGCGTTGCTGTTGACGCTACTGACGATGGTCATCGCGGTGGTCGTCACCGACGAGGGGCCGGTCGGCGTCGCGACCCACTGGGGAGAGGGGTTCTGGGAGGTCATCACGTTCTCGACGCAGGCCTCGCTGGCCCTGCTGACCGGGTGGGCGCTGGCCGACTCGCCGCCGATCAAACGCGGGCTCCGGCGGATCGCCTCGATCCCGAGCAGTCAGACCCAGGCGATCTTCGTCGTCGCACTCTGTGGCCAGCTGTTCGGGCTCTTTCACTGGGGCGTCGTCCTGGTCGCCGGTGCGATCCTGGCCCGGGAGGTCGGGATCGCGATGGCCGAGAAGGGAATCGACGTCCACTACCCGCTGCTCGTCGCGGCCGCCTACGCGGGGCTGTTGCCCTGGCACCAGGGTCTCTCCGGCGCTGCGCTGTTGCTCGTCGCGACCGACGGTCACTTCGCCGAGGAGACGATGGGCGTCATCCCGGTCTCGGAGACGATCTTCCACCCGATCAACCTCGTGATGATCGCCGCTATCGTCGCGGTCGTCGTCGTCCTCATGCCGCTGATGGCGCCCGATCGGGAGAA
This genomic window from Natronococcus occultus SP4 contains:
- a CDS encoding methionine synthase, which produces MTNENKDQFRPEDHENDHFLLTTVVGSYPKPKWLNRAKELYQDPDHGFDDDDWQEAKDDAARLITDEHERAGLDAVVDGEMRRNEMVEFFAHRIEGYEFNGPVKVWGHNYFDKPSVVSEVEYDESWLVDEYEFTASATDRPVKVPITGPYTLANWSFNEAYDDDDELTLDLADLVNEEIEKLVDAGARYIQIDEPALATTPDDHAIVGEALEHIVADIPEEVRIGLHVCYGDYSRIYPEILEFPVDEFDLELANGDYDQLDVFKDPDFTKDLALGVTDVHVGEVESVEQIEENILKGLEVVPPEQLVVSPDCGVKLLPREVAYGKMANMVEAARNVEAKLDAGEIDVERGEPAPADD
- a CDS encoding RNA-guided endonuclease InsQ/TnpB family protein, which encodes MSGDDYHRRTAITRLAVSSTDESLLRDTIEEWKQGCQIAVDKAWMWCHSKSDVQQLAYDGVRENTNLGSQHAILACHQAAENIKSCISRRQDGKKASKPTYTSPTITYDSRTMTVFPEKEQVSLTTHGDHSRVRADLVLPDDKDGYQHQYLDSDEWEPTESTLHYRNGDWYLHLGFRKPKQDAEEATENGTVLGVDLGVNEIAVTSTARFFSAGELNHKRREFERVRGDLQKCGTRNAHRTMEAVSGREDRYVKHVLHSVANGIVEEALEHDCDGIVFEELDGIRERLPEAAWHSEWAFDRLYEYVEYKAEAEGLFVETTNPKNTSKRCAECGFIHDANRPSRDTFECQQCGNRNHADYNAAKNVADVSLRREQQSSRGRGVSQYALKSGTVTPNRGYTPYSTESEAESTDKSHPQRASPSGRAK
- a CDS encoding ZIP family metal transporter; this encodes MVVDSVIGLFGSDPVVHGLGGGLVIAALNLLGASLLFVRQNPSERAMNAALGFASGIMLAAGFTSRIVLSVETAIEPRRAPIGRATRAPRGRQRHEPTRGQE
- a CDS encoding nitroreductase family protein, coding for MQESAEKREIRDEVADHREPDHDVDPLFVNRWSPRAMTGEPLDEEEYLPLFEAARWAPSAYNNQHWRFLYADREDEEWDTFADLLLGGNEEWATDAAVLVVIVSKTTFDHNDEPAPVHSFDTGAAWQNLALEGARRGLAVHGMAGFDYERAAEELDVPEEFEVEAMAAIGERAPPESLPEELRDREEPSDRKPLAEIVHRGGFE